One window from the genome of Glycine soja cultivar W05 chromosome 12, ASM419377v2, whole genome shotgun sequence encodes:
- the LOC114378364 gene encoding uncharacterized protein LOC114378364 has protein sequence MGRGRGKGKKLTISNEEDPISGEDEKVPKQKRRGRPQKLFKDDFDEEEIEEILEEDACGGDNVKNVVSSKEMKNLNTTKHGRKRKRNLQEKIEPIDEKINVVVNGSNTDELTKCNGFRHNGSRRKSKPRRAAEAGVQCKQDYA, from the coding sequence ATGGGTAGAGGAAGAGGAAAGGGTAAAAAGTTAACTATTAGCAATGAGGAGGATCCAATAAGTGGTGAAGATGAAAAGGTTCctaagcaaaaaagaagagggaGGCCACAAAAACTGTTTAAGGATGACTTTGATGAAGAAGAAATTGAGGAAATATTAGAAGAGGATGCCTGTGGTGGTGACAACGTTAAGAATGTAGTGTCTAGCAAAGAGATGAAAAATTTGAATACTAcaaaacatgggagaaaaagaaaacgaaATTTACAGGAGAAAATAGAACCAATTGATGAGAAAATTAATGTTGTTGTAAACGGATCAAATACTGATGAGTTGACAAAGTGTAATGGTTTTCGGCATAATGGAAGCAGGCGTAAAAGCAAACCTCGTCGAGCTGCAGAAGCTGGTGTGCAGTGTAAGCAAGACTATGCTTGA